A part of Saccharomonospora amisosensis genomic DNA contains:
- a CDS encoding IS110 family RNA-guided transposase, with protein MWRDGLNRYCGIDWAEGHHDIAVIDNEGTLLCKKRIGDDPGGLTELIQLLAGVGDTDEDPIPVAIETPRGLLVAALRATGRPVFAINPMAVARYRERYTVARAKSDHADAMTLANILRVDAHLHRRLPADSELAQAVAVLARAQQDAVWRRIRAGNELRSLLREYYPAMLDAFAAKSATNLAKPEARAVLAIAPTPAQAMKVTKARVAAALRRAGRRRGVEQLAATIVDKLRKPGLRQPALVEKAMGRQALVLLAMLDTACTGANDLEQASAEEFRKHPDHAIITSFPGLADLTGARILAELGDDRTRFGDARALKAYAGSAPVTRASGKAIAITHRRVKNDRLAAVGWVWGTTLVVLPGPAQQHYRRRRDHGDAHAPAVRHLFNKILGQLYHCLQTDQTYDPIKAFGHPDSAPREPIAT; from the coding sequence ATGTGGAGGGACGGATTGAACCGGTACTGTGGGATCGACTGGGCCGAGGGCCATCACGACATCGCGGTCATCGATAACGAGGGCACGCTGCTATGCAAGAAGCGGATCGGCGACGACCCTGGCGGTCTGACCGAGCTGATCCAACTGCTCGCCGGTGTCGGAGACACGGACGAGGACCCGATTCCCGTCGCAATCGAAACACCACGGGGCCTGTTGGTCGCTGCGCTACGCGCGACGGGTCGGCCCGTTTTCGCGATCAACCCGATGGCCGTGGCTCGCTACCGCGAACGCTACACCGTCGCTCGCGCCAAGTCCGACCACGCTGACGCCATGACCTTGGCGAACATCCTGCGCGTCGATGCACACCTGCACCGCCGTCTTCCGGCCGACAGTGAGCTCGCCCAGGCCGTCGCGGTGCTCGCTCGCGCACAGCAAGACGCGGTCTGGCGGCGCATCAGGGCCGGCAACGAACTGCGATCGTTGCTGCGCGAGTACTACCCCGCGATGCTTGACGCCTTCGCAGCCAAGTCCGCTACCAACCTCGCCAAGCCCGAGGCGCGAGCGGTGCTTGCCATCGCCCCGACGCCGGCTCAGGCCATGAAGGTAACCAAGGCACGAGTGGCAGCGGCATTGCGTCGGGCGGGCCGTCGCCGGGGCGTCGAGCAGCTCGCCGCCACGATCGTCGACAAGCTGCGGAAGCCTGGCCTGCGGCAACCGGCTCTGGTGGAGAAGGCGATGGGGCGCCAGGCATTGGTCTTGCTCGCGATGCTCGATACCGCCTGCACCGGCGCCAACGACCTGGAGCAGGCCTCGGCCGAAGAGTTCCGCAAACACCCGGACCACGCCATCATCACAAGCTTCCCTGGTCTGGCCGATCTCACCGGAGCCCGCATTCTCGCCGAACTCGGCGATGACCGCACCCGATTCGGCGACGCCCGTGCGTTGAAGGCCTACGCCGGATCCGCTCCGGTCACCCGGGCGTCCGGCAAGGCCATTGCGATTACGCACAGACGCGTCAAGAACGACCGACTCGCTGCGGTCGGCTGGGTTTGGGGCACCACCCTCGTCGTTCTCCCGGGACCTGCGCAACAGCACTACCGACGCCGACGGGACCACGGCGACGCACACGCACCCGCGGTCCGTCACCTGTTCAATAAGATACTGGGCCAGCTCTACCACTGCCTACAGACCGACCAGACCTACGACCCAATCAAGGCCTTCGGGCATCCAGACAGCGCACCGCGTGAACCCATAGCCACTTGA